Proteins encoded together in one Bos javanicus breed banteng chromosome 6, ARS-OSU_banteng_1.0, whole genome shotgun sequence window:
- the LOC133249545 gene encoding cytochrome c oxidase subunit 7C, mitochondrial has protein sequence MLGQSIRRFTTSVVRRSHYEEGPGKNIPFSVENKWRLLAMMTLFFGSGFAAPFFIVRHQLLKK, from the coding sequence ATGTTGGGACAGAGCATCCGGAGGTTCACAACCTCAGTGGTTCGTCGGAGCCACTATGAGGAGGGTCCAGGGAAGAATATACCATTTTCAGTGGAAAACAAGTGGAGATTACTAGCTATGATGACTTTGTTCTTTGGGTCCGGATTTGCTgcacctttctttatagtaagACACCAACTGCTTAAAAAGTAA